A part of Neodiprion pinetum isolate iyNeoPine1 chromosome 4, iyNeoPine1.2, whole genome shotgun sequence genomic DNA contains:
- the LOC138190335 gene encoding platelet-derived growth factor subunit A-like, translated as MKFVSSGFCIFLTALTIAHGEKILSKRNADYDAHEEIDCQTAQLRIAQTTRNSMCQVQNTLVDLKPTTGYRFMPSKVSVKRCDGNCKTGLSCEPIETRMTEVYVDLKPLYSRRRMKQCAVVRVEEHVRCRCKSETTESGFVSSTPPN; from the exons ATGAAGTTCGTTTCGTCAggattttgcatttttctcaCAGCATTGACAATCGCCCATGGTGAAAAAATCCTGTCTAAGCGCAACGCGGATTACGACGCCCATGAGGAAATTG ATTGTCAAACGGCGCAACTCAGAATAGCGCAAACCACCAGAAACAGCATGTGTCAAGTCCAGAATACCCTCGTTGATCTGAAACCCACGACAGGGTATCGGTTCATGCCATCAAAGGTTTCCGTTAAACGATGCGACGGCAACTGTAAGACTGGCTTATCCTGTGAGCCGATAGAAACAAGGATGACTGAAGTTTACGTTGATTTAAAACCTTTGTACAGCCGCAGGAGGATGAAGCAGTGCGCTGTCGTGAGGGTCGAAGAACACGTCCGTTGCAG GTGTAAGTCTGAAACAACGGAGAGCGGCTTCGTTTCTTCAACTCCACCTAACTAG
- the LOC124216103 gene encoding vascular endothelial growth factor C-like, with protein MERNTELDELSYESNRCSVKYLLSFSSTDQSARIMNLVGSFGFCIFVSVLTIAQCQVIESMYKEPVDIDCRTAQGAMAQTIRTSMCQVKDTFVDLKPTPGYRYLPPIASVKRCDGYCKTGLSCEPLETRMTKVHVDLKLLYGRRGMKQCAVVRVEEHVRCRCMCEKTERDCNERQMFDKSNCKCECKAETENKMKCEEQKEMRWDTDDCSCKCMLMPMPCSTNRYWNETLCRCQ; from the exons ATGGAAAGAAACACAGAACTCGACGAGCTTTCTTACGAGTCAAATCGCTGTTCTGTGAAGTATTTATTGTCATTTTCATCTACGGATCAGTCAGCACGAATCATGAACTTGGTTGGTTCCTTtggtttttgcatttttgtttcgGTGTTGACAATCGCCCAATGTCAAGTGATCGAGTCTATGTACAAGGAGCCCGTGGACATTG aTTGTCGAACGGCGCAAGGCGCAATGGCGCAAACCATCAGAACCAGCATGTGTCAAGTCAAGGATACCTTCGTTGATCTGAAACCCACACCAGGTTATCGGTACCTGCCACCGATAGCTTCCGTTAAACGATGCGACGGCTACTGTAAGACTGGCTTATCCTGTGAGCCGTTAGAAACAAGGATGACTAAAGTTCACGTTGATTTGAAACTTTTGTACGGCCGCAGGGGGATGAAGCAGTGCGCTGTCGTGAGGGTCGAAGAACACGTCCGTTGCAG GTGTATGTGTGAAAAAACGGAGAGGGACTGTAACGAACGACAAATGTTCGATAAGAGTAATTGCAAATGTGAGTGCAAGGCAGAAACAGAGAACAAAATGAAATGcgaagaacaaaaagaaatgcGGTGGGATACAGACGACTGTTCCTGCAAGTGCATGCTGATGCCAATGCCATGTTCAACTAACCGGTATTGGAACGAAACTCTCTGCAG GTGTCAATAA